CAAACCGGTCGGACCGAGCAAGGCGCGGTCAGCCAACACACGGTTGCCCACCACTGACACTGCGGCAAGGAGCCGCTCCTCCCGAAAGACATATGTCAGATCAACGGTTCCGTCTGTCCGCAATTTGGCAATAATGTCAATGCTCGCAAAGTCACCCAGCCGGGTGAGTCTTGAGATATCACCTTGAGCGGTCTCTGGGTCATAGGGCTGACCTACGCGCGAGCGAATGTTATTGAGCACCGTTTGCTCTGATACACGCTCGAGACCTTTGACCTGAATGCTTCCAATCGGACGGTCGAGCAGTGAGTCCGAGTCGGACGCAACGGCCCCAGCCCACGCCGACATGGCGAGCAACATGAGGAGACCTAGCAAGATGGATGGAAACCGGCCCATTCGGGGTATGAAGGATACCTGCGAGCCCCATCGGGTGCCGCCCTCGGCGGTGCGGCGGTACCCTGAGCATGTGAAGGAGCACCGTTCATGGGCATGACTCTACGAGAACTTGCTGACCACCTTGGTGCCGATCTCAGCGGCGAGCCGGATCGGCATATCAATCGATGCGCGGGCATCGAGACCGCGGGCCCTGATGAACTCACATTCCTCTCCAACCCCAAGTACCGAGATCAACTGGCCAAGACCACCGCCGGGGCCGTCCTGATCTCGACTGGTGTGGAGTGTCCGGACGGCCTCAACGCCCTGATCTGCAAGGATCCCTACTTTTCGTTCCGGAATGCAGTCATTGCTTTGCAGGGCATGCGGCAGCACCCTGCTCCGATGGATCATGATGGCTCTGGACACAGCCGCCGTGCCATCGTGCATGAATCCGCTCAAATCGGCGAGGGCACGCATATTCACCCATTTGTGGTGATTGAGGCCGGGGCCACTGTGGGAAGGGGATGTCATCTTTACCCAGGCGTGTGGATCGGCCCGGACGCAACAGTCGGGGACGACTGCATCTTGTTCCCCAATAGCGTGGTGCACGAGCATTGCATTCTTGGAGATCGGGTCACCTTGCATGCTGGAACCGTGATTGGCAATGACGGTTTTGGATACGCCACGCACCAAGGACAGCATCACAAGATCCCCCAGCATGGCATCGTCGTACTGGAGGATGACGTCGAGATTGGCGGAAACTGTGCCATTGAACGAGCCGCCATGGGCGAAACCCGCATCGGCCGCGGCACCAAGTTCGCCGACCTCATTTCGATTGGACACGGCACAAGCATCGGGCCGCACTGCCTCTTGGTGTCGCTGGTGGGAGTGGCTGGATCCGTCACAATGGGCCATCACGTCGTGCTCGGCGGACAGACCGGGGTAGCTGGTCATCTGACGATTGGAGATGGCGTACAGGCCATCGCTCAGACAGGGATCGCGACTGATATCCCGGCAGGTACCCAAGTAGGTGGGGCACCAGCGATCCCCGCCGATACGGCGAAACGCAATGCGCTGGCAAGCACCAACCTCGCTGCCCTCTTCAAGCGAGTCAAGAAGTTAGAACGAGCGGCAAAGCAAGACTGATTGCAGATACGATGCCGGGATGGCCACCTTGACAACACTGCGTCAGACCCCATTTCACTCCTTCCATGTCGACCACGGCGCGAAGCTCGTCGACTACACAGGCTGGGAGATGCCACTGCACTACGGCTCGATCATCGAGGAGCACCTGCAAGTTCGTCGAAGTGGCGGCATGTTTGATGTCTCCCACATGGGTCGACTGCGATTCTCCGGGCGAGACGCGAGAAAGTTTCTCGACCATGTATGCACCCGCAAGATCAACGGCATGCAGCCTGGGCAGGTGCGGTACTCCTTGGTCTGCAACGAGAACGGCGGTTGCCGAGACGACGTGCTTGTGTACTGCATCGATGATGCCGAATACATCATGGTGTGCAATGCTGCGAACCGAGAGAAACTGCTTGAACACTTCGAAGCTGTGAAAGGCGACATGGTCTTCAAGCAACGAGACGAAACCGAGTCAACGGCAATGGTCGCCCTGCAAGGCCCTCAGGTCATGGAACTCATCGGTCAGTTTTCCAAGGAAATTCCCGGGCTCAAGCGGTATCGCTTCACCCAAAAGTCGATCTTGATTGCCAAATTCCTTGTCTCGCGTACCGGATACACCGGCGAAGACGGCGTAGAGGTGATCCTGCCCAAAATGCTCGCAGGACAGATGGTCAAAATGTTGCTTGGCAATATTGACGCCGATGACACTGCAGTCAAACCCTGTGGTCTTGGCGCTCGCGACTCACTACGCCTTGAGGCCGGCATGGCGCTCTATGGCCACGAAATCACCGAAGAAATTGACCCGCTCACCGCTGGCTTGAACTTTGCCATCAAACTCGACAAGGGCCAAGATGACGACACTGGCCGATTTATCGGCCAGGATGCCCTGGAAGCGATCATGGCCGCAGGCGGTCCGAAGCAACAGTTGACCGGGCTCATCCTCGAAGGCAAGCGAGCAGCAAGACAAGGAATGCCCGTCACGGCTGATGGTGTGGCGGTTGGCACTGTGACCAGTGGCTGCCTCAGCCCAACGCTTGAGCAATCTATTGCGATGGCCATTATCGACCGCAATGCATGCGAGCCTGGCACCTCGGTTGAGGTGAACCTTGGCCGCGCCTCGGTGAATGCCGAGACCTGCAAATTGCCATTCCTAAAGAAGTAGTGGGCCTCTACGCCACTCGGCGCAGTTTGAGTTTGTGTTGAATTCGCCGCAGCGTGTCCATTTCAATCTGTCGCACGCGCTCACGCGTCAAGCCAATCACGGCCCCGATCTGTTTGAGCGTCAGCGGCGCCTGCCCTTCAAGGCCGTACCGAAGACGCAGTACCCGAGCACCACGCTCTTCAAGCGTCTCGATGATCAATAACACCGCCTGAAGATCTTCGCCGCGGCCAAAGGTCTTCTCTGGAGTTTCTAATCGACCGTCCGCAATGACACTTGCGAAGTCGAGCGCCTCACCGTTTTCAACTGTTGGAGCATGCGAAGCCGAACGGTGCGCCAGCATTGCTTGCTGCACAATCTTAGCCTTACGCTCTGGCAAATCCATGAGATCAGCCATTTCTTCAACCGTCGGCGGCCGGCTCTGTTCGTCTTCGAATACGGCGCTCGTCCGGCGCCATCGCGTAATCAATTCAACCATG
This is a stretch of genomic DNA from Phycisphaerales bacterium. It encodes these proteins:
- the lpxD gene encoding UDP-3-O-(3-hydroxymyristoyl)glucosamine N-acyltransferase, with amino-acid sequence MGMTLRELADHLGADLSGEPDRHINRCAGIETAGPDELTFLSNPKYRDQLAKTTAGAVLISTGVECPDGLNALICKDPYFSFRNAVIALQGMRQHPAPMDHDGSGHSRRAIVHESAQIGEGTHIHPFVVIEAGATVGRGCHLYPGVWIGPDATVGDDCILFPNSVVHEHCILGDRVTLHAGTVIGNDGFGYATHQGQHHKIPQHGIVVLEDDVEIGGNCAIERAAMGETRIGRGTKFADLISIGHGTSIGPHCLLVSLVGVAGSVTMGHHVVLGGQTGVAGHLTIGDGVQAIAQTGIATDIPAGTQVGGAPAIPADTAKRNALASTNLAALFKRVKKLERAAKQD
- the gcvT gene encoding glycine cleavage system aminomethyltransferase GcvT, giving the protein MATLTTLRQTPFHSFHVDHGAKLVDYTGWEMPLHYGSIIEEHLQVRRSGGMFDVSHMGRLRFSGRDARKFLDHVCTRKINGMQPGQVRYSLVCNENGGCRDDVLVYCIDDAEYIMVCNAANREKLLEHFEAVKGDMVFKQRDETESTAMVALQGPQVMELIGQFSKEIPGLKRYRFTQKSILIAKFLVSRTGYTGEDGVEVILPKMLAGQMVKMLLGNIDADDTAVKPCGLGARDSLRLEAGMALYGHEITEEIDPLTAGLNFAIKLDKGQDDDTGRFIGQDALEAIMAAGGPKQQLTGLILEGKRAARQGMPVTADGVAVGTVTSGCLSPTLEQSIAMAIIDRNACEPGTSVEVNLGRASVNAETCKLPFLKK
- a CDS encoding RNA polymerase sigma factor RpoD/SigA, which codes for MARYSSDRNLEVYLRDINQVPLLTAAEEKTLGWRIINDNDFEAKDHMIRANLRLVVAISKNYMRRGLPIGDLIEEGNIGLIRAVEGFDPAQGARFSTYASWWIKQSIKRTLINARHPIHIPAYMVELITRWRRTSAVFEDEQSRPPTVEEMADLMDLPERKAKIVQQAMLAHRSASHAPTVENGEALDFASVIADGRLETPEKTFGRGEDLQAVLLIIETLEERGARVLRLRYGLEGQAPLTLKQIGAVIGLTRERVRQIEMDTLRRIQHKLKLRRVA